DNA from Acipenser ruthenus chromosome 23, fAciRut3.2 maternal haplotype, whole genome shotgun sequence:
TCTTGAAGTGCTGCATTTTTTGTTGTAAGGCACTCAATCTCTTCAGCCATCGACACTCTGTTGCTAGGGAAATATGTAGGAAATATTTTATGAGGGTTAAATCTCACGAGCTGAACTAAAGCATTCAAAAAGGTCAGACAGAAGCAGTATAGAACACAATCACTGTATTCCACTCAACCACCACACACCCAGATCCAAAAGTTTTGAAACATAGCTGATGCAGTTCATTGTAAAGCAATTCACGCAACCAATGCTTAGCAAAAATAGGGTCATCCGAGGCAAGTGTAATCAGTGCACCTATTTTTGAATACAGAGCTTCGCTAAAGTCTATTTGACGTCAATTCTGTCTaagatttttttcttctcttcattttcaaaacagaagaaaaaacagGAACACATTTTTAGATGTGTTGGTGAACATCAGTTTACTGAATCATAAAGGAATGTTTACCTTTCAAACTCTGTTGCCATCTCTCCAATCTTCCTTAATGAACTGCTATGCTCTTCTTTCAGTTTAGTAACATCTGTGTTGAGAGTCTTGTTCATCCTCTCCAACTCTTCATTCTTTCTAAAAAACACAGATGATTGCAGTGCAATTTAACACATCAATAATATACAATTTCTACAATACAAAAGCAGGACATTCCAATTTGGATAACCATTACAGATAATCTGTGCACTTTCCTTTTCGCCAACCCATTACTATGTAGAAAAAAAATTGCACTGGTTCCTCAATGCACACTACACATTTCTAAAAATCCCCCAACACAAAGTACTAAATAAAGTTGACATACTTCCAGAAATGCATCAGATGCACTGAACCAATAAAGTTCTTCGTTGCAGCACTATTCACAATTGAAACATGCATTACCCATTTAATTGGGCTTGCAGCTGAAGGATCTCTTGGTCTCTTTGCTTATTCTCTTCCTCCAGGTGGCGAATCATTTCCACTGCCTGCAGCTCCTTCATCTCAAGCTGGTTGAgctcttccagcgcctcctccaGCTCTCCCTCTAGCTGGAGGCGCTCGTCCAGCGTCTCCTCCTGCAGCTTCACCAACAGCTCCTAGGAATCATGCACAGAGCGTTAGCACAGATATTGTTCAATGTTATACTAAAAATCAACACAgggatttgttttaaaacaagagATTTGCTACAATACGTTTCTTCTGTTTAAAGTGTCTTACAAagcataagcaaaaaaaaaaaaaaaaaaactctatcaattttatttattgcaaGACATCTGCTCCTTATATGCTTCTAAACACAGCAAGTTCGGAACAATAATTTGTACCCTTACCTTCTCCCTGTTAATGACTTCAGCGAGTTCTACATGTGCTTCTTGAAGCTTTTGGTGTCCTTTATCCTTCTCATTTATATTTTCCTTCAGGGAGTTCAATTCTGAAGTTAAGCCCGCTTCTCTCCTTTTACTTTCTTCTTCCAGCTTACCTACAATAGCATTTGGGTTATCCAATGACAGTTAGGGAGAATTGAACTGAATGCAAGAAGGCATGTAGTGTAAATAAGgactaactaaaaaaaataacgtCAAGTTTTAGACAAGTAAGATATAGGTCTCTTGaaagaacagcaaaataaaaaactacCCAGAATAACCCAACTGCTCTGGGACACAATCAAATTGTTTGCTAGTTTGATACTGTACAATTGCTTTACTCCTCAAATGTGCTttctcttcaaaaaaaaatatcagtggTAAGCAGGCACTAGCAATGTACAACTACAATTTAGTCTGACCGTGTATGAATCAATTAAGACATCACACAACGATATGGCTTATGCCACCACCTTACCTTTCTCTTCTTCAAGCTGCTGGTATTTGTCGTTCAAGTATCTGATCTGTTGGCTCAGTTCCTCCTCTTTGTTCTTAAGGTGGTCCTTCAGGGTTACGACTTCCTTTTCTTTCTCCCCCAGTCTGCCTTCCAACTCACTCAGATCTTGTTTACACTTCTCCATCTGTCCATGTAATTGGCTGgagagcacaaaaaaaaaaaaagtaggttgTCAATTTTACTGTTGCCCACACAACAACTTAATAGCTTTTGACCCAGGGGAGCATATCATTAAATGTGTTCTCTGAATATTTGCTTCCACTCAGGATTTATTTTATCTGTAATGGCTCATTACTACCTTTACTAATGtcattgtttatttgttaataCATAGCCAAACTAACACAATAAGGTCCTGTTTGCCAACAGTTCATTTAGAGTTTGTGGACTTGGTACGTGAATAGTGACAAAAATTGAATGGTTTACCTTAGTTCTGTCAAGCAGTCAGACAGCTTTTTTTCACTTTCAGTTTGTGCCAGCACCAACTTCTCTTTGTCTTGTTCTGCTGTAGATCTAAAATGAAACAATTATATACAAACACTGTAATCTTTAAAAATACATCTGTGCTTTTGACCTGGGTATCATTTTGCAATAACCAGAAGTATGCAGCCCTTAGTATATCAAGTTTATAATAGTATTACTTGGTACAATGTCCAGATTACAGGTCTGAATATTCATCTACAATTATGAATACAAAGTCAAATTGAACCATTTCAAAGCTAAAACATCCATGTTTcccaaaaacactttaaaacaaatgAACCACCTACAGGTGTTTTTGAAGATGTTCCACTTTATCAATCAACAGCTTTAAATGGTTCCGAGCTTCAACAAGTTGCTTCTCAGATTGTTCTTGTGTTGCAGACATTTCCTAAAATGCAACAATATAGATATGTTGAGAAAACAAGGCATGTCAACACAAACAAATTACAGGTGACAACTATAAATTTAAAAAGTTGGGCACCCTGTGCTTTTCCTCTGCTTCAGCCGACATCAGTTTAACTTGAGTCTCGTACTCCTTTTCCTTGGATATAAATTCCAAATGCAGGTTCTGGAATagaaggtaaaaaaacaaaacaaaaaaactttggtTATACAAGTAGCAATAAAATGTCACAACACTGGCAAACTAGAAAATGCAAAACTGCAATCTGTTGCATGTTCAGAGggtcatttgtattttaaattatgtacacAGATCAAAAGTATAACAAGTGCTCTGTTCACACCCCTCAACCCATTCGCTGAGGAATCACCTCTGTTCACCCACCAAAACTAAGAAGCGGTGTGTATTGGGTGTGGGTCCACAACCTGATCAGCAACTTGGAGCAGGCAGGACAATCCAAGACCCTTCAtataaacagtaaatgccagATTTAACAGCATCTACAAATCTGTAGACATACCTGAAAGTTTGCATTCGCAGCATCCAGCTGGCCCTGCAACACCTTGTACTCTTCACGTGACTCCTGTATCAGGGCTGAAACACAAATCATATGGGATTTAGCAATGCAAATACGTGGTTATTACGTTTATGGGATATCTAATACTGTAGGAGTGGTAAAGCTGAAACTACTCAAATTCTTACATTGCAATTCATCAACTTCATTTTCAAGTTCTTCATTTTGTGATGTGGTCTGCTGCTGCAACTCCTCTGaaagaacaaaataaagtttaAGGTAAGGATTGTGTTTGCTGTCAATAACACAATACTTACACGAAGAGAAAAAACGTAGTGGAAGACTATTCAACAAGCTAGTTTTAACTCCTTATTTGCAGATAAAACAAAGCTGCTTATTTGTCATTAAGAACATACAATGATATACTTTCACCTCCATCAACATCCACTAACATTGCATACCATTACATTCACATTTCAAAAAGGTTATCAGTGTTTGGGTGAAGACTCATTCATTGTTGCTTCCTACTTCAGTCAAAATATGCTGAGATGCTTAATTTAGTGCATTACAGAACTAAACCAGTTTCCTTTATTCCatacttgatttttaaaagcttaCCCAGGGACTTGTTCCTGTCTTGCATTGCAGCCAGCTCAGCTTTGGAGGCATCCAAATCAGCTTGCAGGATCTTGAGTTGACCTTCAAAGGTGATCTGCAGATAGCTGAGCTcctgttatttaaaatatgtacactGTCAGACAACATTTCTTAATTATTTAGCATATTAAACAATAGGGTaaattcattcattaaaaataCTTATGACAAGTACTTAATGAAATggcacacaatacattacagagCTTGTATGTTGCAGAAATATAATCTGTTGATATTCTGCAACAGTAACTGGCCTGTTCGGATGAACAAATTCTCACCTTAGCTTTTGCATCCTCCTTATTCTTTGCTTCCGATAATTCCAATAAGATTCCATTCAATTTCTTGTTTGTGCCATCCTCGGAAAACTGTTTAGTTAGGAAGGTGTAatagatttaataataataataataataataataataataataataataataataataataatacacaagatAAAAAGGGAACTATGAATTAATAAAATGGGCAAGAACTCACGAGAGAATTCTCCCTGGTTTATTCTTAAGGTTTTGCATTTTAGTTTAAAAGTTATGAAATACTGTGTATCCGCTCACTAGGGTAAGGCCTTTTCCTATTTTAATATCCACGTAAAACTAGATGCAGTTTTAGCGAagcatttatttctttttttcccccctgtaaAGCGTTCTTAAAATCATTCCTCAGTTCTTACCCAGATATGCTTCAACAGCTACTCTACCTTAGTTTTCAGAAGATCATTTGCTCTCTTCAAATCTCCAAGTTGCCTCTCAAGTGAAGCAATGCTGGCAGCAAGACCAGTTTTCTCTCGCACAGCTACCACCAACTTTGCCTCCACCTTTCTTAATTCCTCTTCTGATGCCTGAATCTTCTTGTCTTGATCTCCTCGCTGCTGAATCAGCAAACGAACCTGCAAAGGAAACGCAGGTTACAGACAGTCAGGTGAATGACTGTCAAAGTGTAGGATTCTGACATCACATGCAGAAGTATTGGTATAGAAATGAGATCCCCACATCAGGCAATTAGCTGTaacatgcattaaacacaatgaaTGGGCAGCCCTATAAACAGTAATTTTAAACGgactcaggtgctgaagtgtttACATAACTTCAAATCCTGACATGCGAcccatttgttaaaataaaacagagcTACTTGAAAGCAT
Protein-coding regions in this window:
- the LOC117431436 gene encoding hyaluronan-mediated motility receptor-like isoform X2, whose translation is MSFPRAPLKRFNEHVSCAPAPGSYDVKITDAGSKGPVSFEKSDRFRKKKVSDADMENEMLSPASIRRTLSNGNLVTRSSQNGEKDTVIFKELKRQKALEREVRLLIQQRGDQDKKIQASEEELRKVEAKLVVAVREKTGLAASIASLERQLGDLKRANDLLKTKFSEDGTNKKLNGILLELSEAKNKEDAKAKELSYLQITFEGQLKILQADLDASKAELAAMQDRNKSLEELQQQTTSQNEELENEVDELQSLIQESREEYKVLQGQLDAANANFQNLHLEFISKEKEYETQVKLMSAEAEEKHREMSATQEQSEKQLVEARNHLKLLIDKVEHLQKHLSTAEQDKEKLVLAQTESEKKLSDCLTELSQLHGQMEKCKQDLSELEGRLGEKEKEVVTLKDHLKNKEEELSQQIRYLNDKYQQLEEEKGKLEEESKRREAGLTSELNSLKENINEKDKGHQKLQEAHVELAEVINREKELLVKLQEETLDERLQLEGELEEALEELNQLEMKELQAVEMIRHLEEENKQRDQEILQLQAQLNGKNEELERMNKTLNTDVTKLKEEHSSSLRKIGEMATEFERVSMAEEIECLTTKNAALQEEIIQVRQQFAEEQKQLAETQQSKEKAKEEYARMLLDAQTKLAQKESELRKTEESYTVELTKLQDRIESREYQEQLKKSECQSKHVVDEVELLERKTEVEKWRTLYEELYSKVKPFQQQLDAYEAEKNALLNEHGAAQVELNNLSDAYAKLLGHQNHKQKIKHVVKLKEQNHILKQEVAKLQGLLSKNLKEQPVQPGRRFDPSKAFKHGGKENAWPESPLGRKPPMTLQ
- the LOC117431436 gene encoding hyaluronan-mediated motility receptor-like isoform X1: MSFPRAPLKRFNEHVSCAPAPGSYDVKITDAGSKGPVSFEKSDRFRKKKVSDADMENEMLSPASIRRTLSNGNLVTRSSQNGEKDTVIFKELKRQKALEREVRLLIQQRGDQDKKIQASEEELRKVEAKLVVAVREKTGLAASIASLERQLGDLKRANDLLKTKFSEDGTNKKLNGILLELSEAKNKEDAKAKELSYLQITFEGQLKILQADLDASKAELAAMQDRNKSLEELQQQTTSQNEELENEVDELQSLIQESREEYKVLQGQLDAANANFQNLHLEFISKEKEYETQVKLMSAEAEEKHREMSATQEQSEKQLVEARNHLKLLIDKVEHLQKHLSTAEQDKEKLVLAQTESEKKLSDCLTELSQLHGQMEKCKQDLSELEGRLGEKEKEVVTLKDHLKNKEEELSQQIRYLNDKYQQLEEEKGKLEEESKRREAGLTSELNSLKENINEKDKGHQKLQEAHVELAEVINREKELLVKLQEETLDERLQLEGELEEALEELNQLEMKELQAVEMIRHLEEENKQRDQEILQLQAQLNGKNEELERMNKTLNTDVTKLKEEHSSSLRKIGEMATEFESNRVSMAEEIECLTTKNAALQEEIIQVRQQFAEEQKQLAETQQSKEKAKEEYARMLLDAQTKLAQKESELRKTEESYTVELTKLQDRIESREYQEQLKKSECQSKHVVDEVELLERKTEVEKWRTLYEELYSKVKPFQQQLDAYEAEKNALLNEHGAAQVELNNLSDAYAKLLGHQNHKQKIKHVVKLKEQNHILKQEVAKLQGLLSKNLKEQPVQPGRRFDPSKAFKHGGKENAWPESPLGRKPPMTLQ